Proteins encoded in a region of the Candidatus Methanomethylophilaceae archaeon genome:
- the larE gene encoding ATP-dependent sacrificial sulfur transferase LarE, which yields MDGSLDSLLGYLSDLPRASLAFSGGTDSSFLLWACMKAGADVRPYFVRGNFQTADESEHAAKVASLLGADLKVIDIDTLSFSEVAANTPDRCYLCKKNVFTLIKEISESDGRLRVIDATNASDDPSSRPGMRALRELGVVSPLRECGLTKPTVRMLSKEAGLDNWNVPSNSCLATRIPTGTRITADALEQVERTEMKLRAFGLMDFRVRSFGDTAKLEIVPAEQSFVDGHISEISEMILEDYQSVIFGVRQPGL from the coding sequence ATGGATGGATCATTGGATAGTCTTCTCGGATACCTGTCCGATCTACCGAGGGCCTCATTGGCATTCTCCGGAGGCACAGACTCCAGCTTCCTGCTATGGGCCTGTATGAAGGCCGGGGCCGATGTCAGGCCGTATTTTGTAAGGGGAAACTTCCAGACTGCCGACGAATCGGAACACGCGGCCAAGGTCGCTTCCCTGCTTGGAGCGGATCTGAAGGTGATAGATATCGATACACTTTCGTTCTCCGAGGTTGCCGCGAACACTCCGGACAGGTGCTATCTTTGCAAGAAGAACGTGTTCACCCTGATAAAGGAGATCTCGGAATCCGACGGTCGTCTCCGTGTGATCGATGCCACGAACGCTTCCGATGATCCGTCGTCCCGCCCGGGTATGCGTGCGTTAAGAGAACTGGGGGTCGTCTCACCCCTTAGGGAATGCGGTCTCACCAAACCGACAGTGAGAATGCTGTCGAAGGAGGCCGGTCTGGATAATTGGAACGTTCCATCCAATTCATGCCTCGCCACACGCATCCCCACAGGGACCAGGATAACAGCGGATGCTTTGGAGCAGGTCGAGAGGACAGAAATGAAGCTCAGGGCCTTCGGCCTGATGGACTTCCGTGTCCGTTCCTTCGGCGACACTGCGAAATTGGAGATCGTCCCCGCCGAGCAATCTTTCGTGGACGGGCACATCTCCGAGATCAGCGAAATGATCCTCGAAGACTATCAGTCGGTCATCTTCGGTGTCAGGCAACCGGGCCTCTGA
- a CDS encoding 7-cyano-7-deazaguanine synthase, giving the protein MKVVALISGGIDSPVASYLMSEAGADVILLHMSNGDFGDPKDLEKVIMISKQLESYTKKEFPVYVADHGRNQRIIQDNCDPHYQCVMCKRTMHRVAKKFAQAKGASGIVMGDSLGQVASQTLMNIKAEQNGLDFPVLRPLIGLDKLEVIDIAKRIGTYDISIIKTSGCAAVPIGPVTEAKVEKVQDMQAKINLDDMVEICYNSIKRVYRPG; this is encoded by the coding sequence ATGAAGGTAGTTGCATTGATCTCTGGAGGTATCGACTCGCCTGTGGCATCGTATTTGATGTCAGAGGCCGGAGCAGACGTGATCCTTCTGCACATGAGCAATGGGGATTTCGGCGATCCGAAGGACCTCGAGAAGGTGATAATGATCTCCAAGCAGTTGGAGTCTTACACGAAGAAGGAATTCCCAGTGTACGTTGCGGACCACGGAAGGAACCAGAGGATCATCCAGGATAATTGCGATCCGCACTATCAGTGTGTGATGTGCAAGCGTACCATGCACAGAGTCGCAAAGAAGTTCGCACAGGCCAAAGGCGCTTCGGGGATTGTCATGGGAGATTCACTCGGACAGGTCGCCTCACAGACTCTGATGAATATCAAGGCTGAGCAGAATGGATTGGATTTCCCTGTATTGAGGCCGCTTATCGGACTCGACAAGCTTGAAGTCATCGATATCGCCAAACGCATAGGCACGTACGATATCTCGATCATAAAGACATCGGGCTGTGCGGCTGTTCCGATAGGGCCTGTAACCGAGGCCAAGGTGGAGAAGGTCCAGGATATGCAGGCAAAGATAAATCTGGATGATATGGTCGAAATCTGTTACAACAGCATCAAAAGGGTTTACCGACCCGGTTAA